One Edaphobacter flagellatus genomic region harbors:
- a CDS encoding outer membrane protein assembly factor BamD, with protein sequence MNHRRSFFPSLRAGTLAAVAVAALIVTSAGAQVTGSTQTTTDANGQPQQTVTLSTTTSKKDKKKEDKVVQSKDTRKRMQADKKNDAVAAADAKLPDRILYDKALAATKKGHFDVARLDLQTLLNTYPDSQYQMKAKLAIADSWYREGGSAALTQAEQEYKDFITFFPNAPEAAEAQMRVGDIYFRQMDKPDRDYSKALHAQEEYRLMLQQFPDSTLVPQAKQRLREVQEVLATREADIASYYASRENWPATIARYQTVADTYPQFSHMDDVLVALGDAYESEARIVRAQKQLPEDAKARLEKIYDDRAAAAYRKVALEHSASPHVEDARDRLAAMNLPIPTPTPDQAAASAAMENSRGQYSLQSRAMLMVLRRPDVVMAAHSGEPPMTDASPTLAPTVTRQIMQDYKDAMNPAAAAAATQPAGATPATTATDQPAAAPAAPAQPAAPLALQDIPSSGAGDAGSGAAVMTNVPSSNGSAAPASGGANSMGVEVLTPGANGSASRQPAAADPTGGLKAVGPTNTATPPPIEKPAAAPDAMNDVVASEQAKGQPQTTANGKKTPKPAFDKDDESSSTHKKKKGLKKINPF encoded by the coding sequence ATGAATCATCGCCGTTCTTTCTTCCCAAGTCTCAGGGCTGGCACTCTGGCCGCTGTAGCCGTAGCAGCACTCATTGTCACCTCCGCAGGCGCGCAGGTGACGGGCTCAACCCAGACGACGACCGACGCAAACGGGCAACCGCAGCAGACGGTAACGCTCTCGACGACGACGTCGAAGAAAGACAAAAAGAAGGAAGACAAGGTCGTCCAATCCAAGGACACCAGGAAGCGGATGCAGGCAGATAAGAAGAACGACGCTGTCGCGGCTGCCGATGCCAAGCTTCCTGACCGCATTCTCTACGACAAGGCTTTGGCTGCGACCAAAAAGGGACACTTCGATGTCGCGCGTCTCGATCTTCAGACGCTGCTGAATACCTATCCCGATTCGCAGTATCAGATGAAGGCCAAGCTTGCCATCGCCGACAGCTGGTATCGCGAAGGCGGCAGCGCAGCGCTGACCCAGGCTGAGCAGGAGTACAAGGACTTCATCACCTTCTTCCCCAATGCTCCTGAGGCCGCTGAAGCTCAGATGCGCGTCGGCGACATTTACTTCCGGCAGATGGACAAGCCGGACCGCGATTACTCCAAAGCCCTGCATGCGCAGGAAGAGTACCGCCTGATGCTGCAGCAGTTCCCGGATTCAACGCTGGTTCCGCAGGCCAAGCAGCGGCTGCGCGAAGTGCAGGAAGTGCTGGCGACACGCGAAGCCGACATCGCTTCGTACTATGCTTCACGCGAAAACTGGCCTGCCACGATTGCCCGCTACCAGACGGTTGCCGATACCTATCCGCAGTTCAGCCACATGGACGATGTGCTGGTTGCTCTGGGCGATGCGTATGAATCTGAAGCACGCATCGTGCGTGCGCAGAAGCAGCTTCCTGAAGACGCCAAAGCACGGCTGGAGAAGATCTATGACGACCGCGCGGCAGCAGCTTACCGCAAGGTCGCGCTGGAGCACTCGGCTTCGCCTCACGTTGAAGATGCACGTGACCGCCTGGCCGCAATGAATCTCCCTATCCCAACGCCGACGCCAGATCAGGCAGCAGCGAGCGCAGCGATGGAGAACAGCCGTGGCCAATACAGTCTGCAGAGCCGAGCCATGCTGATGGTTCTGCGTCGGCCTGACGTGGTGATGGCAGCGCACTCCGGCGAGCCGCCGATGACCGACGCCTCCCCAACGCTGGCGCCGACGGTCACCAGGCAGATCATGCAGGACTACAAGGACGCGATGAATCCGGCTGCAGCCGCTGCCGCAACGCAGCCTGCTGGCGCAACACCAGCAACCACCGCAACGGATCAGCCTGCTGCTGCTCCTGCGGCACCAGCTCAACCGGCTGCTCCGCTTGCGTTGCAGGACATCCCAAGCTCCGGCGCGGGCGATGCCGGGAGTGGTGCTGCCGTGATGACAAACGTTCCCAGCTCGAACGGCTCCGCGGCTCCGGCTTCAGGCGGAGCAAACTCGATGGGTGTTGAGGTGCTGACGCCCGGTGCGAACGGATCTGCTTCGAGGCAGCCGGCAGCCGCAGACCCCACTGGTGGTTTGAAGGCGGTGGGTCCGACCAACACCGCAACGCCTCCTCCGATTGAAAAGCCGGCAGCCGCTCCGGATGCGATGAACGATGTTGTCGCCAGCGAGCAGGCAAAGGGCCAGCCACAGACGACAGCGAATGGCAAGAAGACGCCGAAGCCAGCCTTCGACAAGGACGATGAGTCTTCGAGCACGCATAAGAAGAAGAAGGGTCTGAAGAAGATCAACCCCTTCTAA
- a CDS encoding type III pantothenate kinase has protein sequence MLLALDVGNTNAVFGLFDLNNGKPKVIADWRITTPTDQTVDEFGILLQDLFTLRGLKSDVVTGVAVSSVVPPLDSMLRKACEVYFKAKPLFIEPGVKTGLPILTDNPTEVGADRIVNCVAAYEEFGGPAIVVDMGTATTFDVVSKKGEFLGGAIAPGLGISAGALFSRAARLPRIDIKKPAKVVGTNTVDNLQIGLYYGYIGLVDGILERMIAELGPDTKTIATGGLAKLIAGGSKYIAAVDEMLTLNGLRIIYERSLVRNKRHSS, from the coding sequence ATGCTACTGGCACTCGATGTAGGCAATACAAACGCAGTCTTTGGACTATTCGATCTAAATAACGGCAAGCCCAAGGTAATCGCCGATTGGCGCATCACAACACCGACCGATCAGACTGTCGATGAATTCGGCATTTTGTTGCAGGATCTCTTCACATTACGCGGCCTGAAGAGCGACGTAGTCACAGGAGTTGCCGTCTCGTCCGTCGTACCTCCGCTCGATTCCATGCTGCGCAAGGCATGCGAGGTCTACTTCAAAGCGAAGCCGCTCTTTATAGAGCCGGGAGTCAAGACCGGCCTGCCGATACTAACCGACAATCCTACTGAAGTGGGCGCTGATCGCATCGTGAACTGCGTGGCAGCATACGAAGAGTTCGGCGGACCGGCCATCGTGGTAGACATGGGCACAGCAACAACCTTCGATGTCGTCTCGAAAAAAGGCGAGTTCCTCGGCGGAGCTATTGCTCCCGGGCTCGGCATCTCTGCAGGAGCCTTATTTTCGCGCGCTGCGCGGCTGCCTCGCATCGACATCAAAAAGCCTGCCAAAGTCGTTGGAACCAATACGGTCGACAACCTCCAGATAGGCCTTTACTACGGCTATATCGGTCTCGTGGATGGCATTCTCGAACGTATGATCGCGGAGCTGGGGCCTGACACGAAGACGATCGCCACCGGAGGACTCGCCAAATTAATTGCTGGCGGATCGAAGTACATCGCCGCCGTGGATGAGATGTTGACGCTGAACGGGCTCCGAATCATCTACGAACGAAGCCTTGTCAGGAATAAGCGGCATAGCTCCTAA
- the nadC gene encoding carboxylating nicotinate-nucleotide diphosphorylase translates to MDWKSKRIRTLLEGALAEDKAANDITTALTIDPKLRASGTIIAKQACVVSGLGCIPVFLDIFSKMSSQSMGRFEVVSHPEIFDGVKVRAGQPLAVIRHNAAALLSTERVILNLMQRMCGIATLTNQFVMAVAKTKTKVLDTRKTIPGLRMLDKYAVSCGGGVNHRLDLQDGILIKNNHISLGGGLPQVLEKALKGRKGGQTVQVEVRTQTELEQAIAGGAESILLDNMTPAQVKKAVKQIRSALPGVPIEASGNMNLKTVRKYALAGVDFVSVGALTHSAIAVDLSMRITADVY, encoded by the coding sequence ATGGACTGGAAGAGCAAACGGATACGGACTCTCCTCGAAGGCGCACTTGCTGAAGACAAGGCGGCGAATGACATCACCACGGCACTGACGATTGACCCGAAGCTGCGCGCTTCGGGAACGATCATCGCGAAGCAGGCGTGCGTCGTATCTGGCCTGGGGTGCATCCCTGTTTTTCTGGACATCTTTTCGAAGATGAGCAGCCAGTCGATGGGCCGCTTCGAGGTCGTCAGCCATCCGGAGATCTTCGATGGCGTCAAAGTGCGCGCGGGCCAGCCGCTTGCGGTGATTCGCCACAATGCTGCGGCACTGCTCTCGACCGAACGCGTGATTCTGAATCTGATGCAGCGCATGTGCGGCATCGCTACGCTGACCAACCAGTTCGTGATGGCCGTAGCCAAAACGAAGACTAAAGTGCTGGATACGCGCAAAACGATTCCCGGCCTTCGCATGCTGGATAAATATGCGGTCAGCTGCGGCGGAGGCGTAAATCATCGGCTCGACTTGCAGGATGGCATCCTCATCAAGAACAATCACATCTCGCTTGGCGGCGGCCTGCCCCAGGTGTTGGAGAAGGCACTGAAAGGCCGCAAGGGCGGACAGACGGTGCAGGTTGAAGTGCGCACGCAAACCGAGCTTGAGCAGGCAATCGCTGGTGGTGCGGAATCGATTTTGCTGGACAATATGACGCCGGCGCAGGTGAAGAAGGCCGTTAAGCAGATTCGCTCGGCGTTGCCTGGCGTGCCGATCGAAGCCTCAGGCAACATGAACCTGAAGACAGTACGCAAGTATGCACTGGCCGGAGTGGACTTCGTCTCCGTAGGCGCGCTGACGCATTCCGCAATCGCGGTCGATCTGAGCATGCGTATCACTGCAGATGTGTACTAA
- a CDS encoding polymer-forming cytoskeletal protein produces the protein MPSKLARFALPATMLLFLTMPALAKGSHGGNDRAAFGTTIVVPEGASVGDVACAFCSVEIHGQVMGDVAVFMGSVKVDSGQSIGGDTAIAGGDLKLGDGSTVNGDVAILGGEANLADGAAIHGSRSIITPPLGTLILCSPLLFLAGIIWLIVYLVRRSRYRFPMYPQGRGIQGPPLR, from the coding sequence ATGCCCAGCAAACTCGCGCGATTTGCCCTCCCCGCCACCATGCTGCTCTTCCTGACGATGCCTGCTCTGGCCAAAGGCTCGCATGGTGGGAATGATCGAGCAGCTTTCGGAACCACTATTGTCGTCCCTGAGGGCGCATCGGTTGGCGATGTCGCCTGTGCGTTCTGTTCGGTTGAGATTCACGGTCAGGTGATGGGAGATGTGGCCGTTTTCATGGGGTCGGTCAAAGTCGATTCAGGTCAATCGATTGGCGGCGACACCGCGATTGCTGGAGGCGACCTCAAGCTGGGGGACGGCTCAACCGTCAACGGTGACGTTGCCATTCTGGGAGGCGAGGCGAATCTTGCAGATGGGGCAGCTATTCATGGCTCCCGTTCGATCATTACGCCTCCGCTCGGCACGCTCATCTTGTGCTCGCCTCTGCTGTTTCTGGCGGGCATCATCTGGCTCATCGTCTACCTCGTCCGTCGAAGCCGTTACCGCTTTCCCATGTATCCGCAGGGACGTGGGATTCAAGGGCCGCCGCTTCGATAA
- a CDS encoding excinuclease ABC subunit UvrC: protein MTMPFQFDATTAFHPEQADAILRSIPALPGVFALYGEQANSEPYLTRAADIRRRMKRLLAPPESQSKRLNLRDRVARIEYTVTGSEFESSLTLYHAAASIFGYPEARRRLRLRTPTVLRMTMENEFPRVYATNRLSKRGLAEMYGPFPSRAAAERYCDAVLDLFKLRRCHEDLQPYPEHPGCVYGEMKKCIEPCKQACTHEQYAAEAAAIKAFFDTRGESMLSQIAADRERASEEMEFERASELHEQYQKVKTAASLADEIVRPIPQVRAVIVQKAAENNESRDAADAAIFLLEGGCLIGPERLSTLGIRAVKEQTSVGSSLFAQPLMLQAVPLEGEVVDTANSPEARAKVVLEKLETAAKPSNDVAMLSDHLSLLRRWYYRPEKQRTGEIFLPNADGSWPIRRILNGTARAVLGNPRQIADVDRDAAKKIAKDVKTRVLHEGRPDVQRVVPVIGPAKLPEH, encoded by the coding sequence ATGACGATGCCTTTCCAGTTCGACGCAACAACAGCATTTCACCCCGAGCAGGCCGATGCGATCCTGCGCAGCATTCCAGCGCTTCCCGGCGTCTTTGCCCTTTATGGCGAGCAGGCAAACTCCGAACCCTATCTGACGCGGGCAGCCGACATCCGTCGGCGCATGAAGCGGCTGTTAGCCCCGCCTGAGTCGCAGTCGAAGCGTCTGAACCTGCGCGACCGCGTCGCGCGCATCGAGTACACCGTTACAGGCTCCGAGTTCGAATCCTCGCTGACGCTCTACCATGCCGCAGCCAGCATCTTCGGCTACCCAGAAGCGCGACGCCGTCTGCGCCTGCGCACACCGACGGTGCTGCGCATGACGATGGAAAATGAATTCCCGCGCGTCTACGCCACCAACCGTCTCTCCAAACGAGGACTCGCCGAGATGTACGGGCCTTTCCCCTCACGCGCAGCGGCTGAGCGATACTGCGATGCTGTACTCGATCTCTTCAAACTGCGTCGCTGCCACGAAGACCTGCAACCGTATCCTGAGCATCCGGGCTGCGTCTACGGCGAGATGAAGAAGTGCATCGAGCCATGCAAGCAGGCTTGTACACATGAGCAGTACGCTGCAGAGGCCGCCGCCATAAAAGCCTTCTTCGACACACGCGGCGAATCCATGCTTTCGCAGATCGCGGCCGATCGCGAACGCGCCTCTGAGGAAATGGAGTTCGAACGCGCCTCCGAGTTGCATGAGCAGTATCAGAAGGTCAAAACTGCGGCTTCTCTCGCCGACGAGATCGTTCGTCCCATTCCGCAGGTTCGCGCTGTCATCGTGCAGAAGGCTGCAGAGAACAATGAAAGCCGGGATGCTGCCGACGCCGCAATCTTCCTGCTTGAAGGAGGTTGTCTTATCGGTCCTGAGCGCCTTTCGACGCTCGGCATACGAGCTGTGAAAGAACAAACCAGCGTAGGCAGCTCACTCTTTGCGCAACCGTTGATGCTGCAGGCGGTGCCTCTCGAAGGCGAAGTGGTGGACACTGCAAACTCTCCTGAGGCCCGCGCAAAGGTTGTGCTGGAGAAGCTGGAAACTGCGGCGAAACCATCAAACGACGTGGCGATGCTCAGCGATCACCTGTCGCTGCTGCGCCGCTGGTATTACCGTCCGGAGAAACAGCGCACCGGCGAAATCTTTCTGCCGAACGCTGATGGATCGTGGCCGATCCGCCGCATCCTGAACGGCACGGCGCGTGCCGTGCTTGGTAATCCCAGGCAAATAGCTGATGTCGACCGTGATGCGGCGAAGAAAATTGCGAAGGATGTGAAGACGCGCGTCCTGCATGAAGGTCGCCCCGATGTCCAGCGGGTGGTTCCAGTCATAGGACCTGCCAAGCTACCAGAACACTAA
- a CDS encoding biotin--[acetyl-CoA-carboxylase] ligase, translating to MAFDLEAIVRGLTDTRFGTRIRHFDSVGSTNTLALEAAQAGADEGVWIADEQTAGRGRGNHNWHSAAGSGLYVSALVKPPIPARDALPISLATGLAAKSAIAEVTGLEIDIRWPNDLLIGSKKCGGILVETAIAPEQAGRPAMLRYAVIGVGINLNHAAFPPELASQATSLRIETGNKVSREELLVALLRQIEDEMALLVRGWQGTDNGPGLYARFAEASTWVRGKHVRVDEAGGYTGVTDGLNARGFLEVNCDDGQRRTVLSGGVREI from the coding sequence ATGGCATTCGATCTGGAAGCAATCGTAAGAGGCCTTACCGATACACGATTCGGAACCCGCATCCGGCACTTTGATTCGGTAGGATCAACCAACACACTTGCACTTGAAGCGGCGCAGGCTGGTGCAGATGAGGGCGTGTGGATTGCCGACGAGCAGACCGCGGGAAGAGGACGCGGAAATCATAACTGGCATTCTGCAGCGGGCAGTGGGCTCTATGTGAGCGCTCTGGTCAAGCCTCCAATACCTGCCCGCGATGCTCTTCCCATATCTCTCGCTACCGGACTTGCGGCGAAGTCTGCAATCGCTGAAGTTACGGGATTGGAGATCGATATCCGATGGCCGAACGATCTGTTAATCGGGTCAAAAAAGTGCGGAGGCATCCTGGTCGAGACGGCGATTGCGCCTGAACAAGCCGGCCGCCCTGCGATGCTGCGCTACGCCGTGATCGGGGTTGGCATCAACCTGAACCATGCCGCGTTTCCGCCAGAACTGGCTTCACAGGCGACATCGCTTCGGATTGAAACGGGCAATAAAGTCTCACGCGAGGAACTGCTCGTCGCCTTGCTGAGGCAGATCGAAGACGAGATGGCTTTGCTGGTGCGCGGCTGGCAAGGTACAGACAACGGTCCTGGGCTATACGCCAGATTCGCCGAGGCCTCCACCTGGGTTCGCGGGAAACATGTGCGCGTCGATGAGGCTGGTGGATATACTGGCGTGACGGACGGCTTGAACGCACGTGGTTTCCTTGAAGTGAACTGCGACGACGGCCAACGACGCACGGTGCTCTCGGGCGGCGTGCGCGAGATCTAA
- the rpe gene encoding ribulose-phosphate 3-epimerase: MIELAFSILASDFAHLADEVKAAERGGGSIVHVDVMDGHFVPNITFGPPMVQALRPVTNLPLDCHLMVENPDEFIPAFAEAGADLLSVHQETCPHLHRTLQLITDHGMLPGVVINPATPVDTLIEVLPMVHYVLVMSVNPGFGGQKFLPLALGKISYLAELREMMGLNFRIEVDGGIAHDTVAQVVEAGAEMLVAGSAVFGRGKTEQNARKLLKLANAAAPDKPGRKV, translated from the coding sequence TTGATAGAACTGGCATTCTCGATCCTGGCCTCGGACTTTGCTCATCTCGCCGACGAAGTAAAAGCAGCAGAGCGCGGCGGCGGCAGTATCGTCCACGTCGACGTGATGGACGGCCACTTTGTCCCGAACATCACCTTCGGGCCACCGATGGTACAGGCGCTCCGGCCGGTGACGAACCTGCCGCTCGACTGCCACCTGATGGTCGAGAACCCGGACGAGTTTATTCCAGCTTTCGCCGAGGCTGGAGCCGATCTGTTGAGTGTGCATCAGGAGACCTGCCCACACCTGCACCGCACCCTGCAGTTGATCACCGACCACGGGATGCTCCCCGGTGTCGTCATCAATCCAGCGACTCCGGTCGACACCCTGATTGAAGTGCTGCCGATGGTTCACTATGTACTGGTGATGAGCGTCAATCCGGGCTTCGGTGGCCAGAAGTTTCTCCCGCTGGCTCTGGGCAAGATCTCGTATCTTGCCGAGTTGAGAGAGATGATGGGCCTGAACTTCCGCATCGAGGTGGACGGCGGCATTGCTCACGATACCGTCGCTCAGGTCGTCGAAGCAGGAGCGGAGATGTTAGTGGCAGGATCGGCCGTCTTCGGTCGAGGCAAGACCGAACAAAACGCCCGTAAGTTATTGAAACTGGCCAATGCAGCGGCACCGGACAAGCCGGGCAGGAAAGTCTAA
- a CDS encoding valine--tRNA ligase produces the protein MSHELPKAYDPSIIEERWAKYWVQERLFDVPTPEDTSDKSKKFTMLLPPPNVTGRLHMGHMLNQTEMDILTRWHRMRGETAVWVPGTDHAGIATQMMVERQLASKGKNRRDLGRDAFIERVWEWKGVYGGAILDQMRRLGASVDWSREYFTMDERLSVAVKECFVRLWEQGLIYRGAYIVNWDPAIQTAVSDLEVEHEERVGKIYHVRYPLADGTGSIVVATTRPETMLGDVAVAVNPTDERYTAVIGKLVKLPLSGVNGGPEREIPILADDWAKPEFGTGAVKVTPAHDPNDFAIGQRHGLPNLSILDEMANVALPGSPYNGMERYAAREKIIEDLRAQELLVDVKDHTLSIGLSQRTGVVIEPRLSQQWFIKIQPLADRAIEAVDKGYIHFTPDQYRKTYEEWMKNIHDWCISRQLWWGHRIPAWHCAKCAEITVARDTPSACGKCGSSELAQETDVLDTWFSSGLLPFTAFGWPGKAGSNGLTPDLAAFYPTELLVTGFDILFFWVARMVMLGSHFMLDVPMPDGSKRTLKDAVPFREVYIHALVRDAERQKMSKTKGNVIDPIEVVTKYGTDAVRFTLASMASPGTDIAFNESRTEGYRAFANKIWNAARFLFMQIDRAKEAGYKAAMPSSGLVPELPAETPLETRWIFGRLHAVTREVDKALTDYRFDEAAAAVYQFFWGEFCDWYLELVKLRLEFGEGVEHNPITALTLASLVAAFEAALRLLSPFMPFLTEELWHALYEGNAPAKSIALTRYPQPEDFAADEASVAAMTTLQELIVTVRALRKELGVPEKEAAPIQLHAESRVVALVDANRDMLLRMARVSEVEFSVAALSGGNARSTTSFDVAIIYERQIDVAAERDRLTKELAKLDKGLSAAKKQLGNETFMAKAPAHIVEGLRKQAAETIMLRDKALAALEALPSA, from the coding sequence ATGAGTCACGAACTGCCGAAAGCATACGATCCATCCATTATTGAAGAGCGCTGGGCCAAATACTGGGTTCAGGAGCGCCTGTTCGACGTCCCCACGCCTGAGGATACGAGCGATAAGTCGAAGAAGTTCACCATGCTGCTGCCGCCACCCAATGTGACCGGACGGCTGCACATGGGTCATATGCTGAACCAGACGGAGATGGACATCCTGACGCGGTGGCACAGAATGCGTGGCGAAACCGCAGTCTGGGTGCCAGGGACCGATCACGCCGGCATCGCCACGCAGATGATGGTGGAGCGGCAGCTTGCCTCCAAAGGTAAGAACCGTCGCGACCTGGGTCGCGATGCCTTCATCGAGCGCGTATGGGAGTGGAAGGGTGTTTATGGCGGCGCAATCCTCGACCAGATGCGGCGGCTTGGCGCCAGCGTCGACTGGAGCCGCGAATACTTCACCATGGACGAGCGTCTGAGCGTAGCCGTGAAGGAGTGCTTCGTACGGCTATGGGAGCAGGGACTGATCTATCGCGGAGCCTACATCGTCAACTGGGATCCTGCGATTCAAACAGCCGTCTCCGATCTTGAAGTGGAGCACGAAGAGCGCGTCGGCAAGATCTACCATGTGCGCTATCCGCTAGCTGATGGCACCGGTTCGATCGTTGTTGCCACGACGCGTCCGGAGACAATGCTCGGCGACGTCGCAGTTGCCGTCAATCCGACAGACGAGCGCTACACGGCAGTCATCGGCAAACTGGTGAAGCTGCCACTGAGCGGCGTCAACGGAGGTCCCGAGCGAGAGATTCCGATCCTGGCCGACGATTGGGCCAAACCGGAGTTCGGCACGGGCGCCGTGAAGGTTACACCGGCACACGATCCAAATGACTTTGCCATTGGACAGCGGCATGGCCTGCCAAACCTCTCCATCCTGGATGAGATGGCCAACGTTGCGCTGCCCGGCTCACCTTACAATGGCATGGAGCGGTATGCGGCGCGTGAAAAGATTATCGAGGACCTGCGTGCGCAGGAACTTCTAGTCGACGTGAAAGACCATACGCTTTCGATTGGCCTGAGCCAGCGCACCGGCGTGGTCATCGAGCCGCGGCTCTCGCAGCAGTGGTTCATTAAGATTCAACCCCTTGCCGACAGGGCGATTGAAGCGGTGGACAAAGGATACATCCACTTTACGCCGGATCAGTACCGCAAGACCTACGAGGAGTGGATGAAGAACATCCACGACTGGTGCATCTCGCGGCAGTTGTGGTGGGGGCATCGCATTCCCGCATGGCACTGCGCAAAATGTGCGGAAATTACGGTGGCTCGCGACACACCGAGCGCATGCGGCAAGTGCGGATCGAGCGAGTTGGCGCAGGAGACAGATGTTCTCGACACCTGGTTCTCCAGCGGCCTGCTTCCCTTCACAGCGTTTGGCTGGCCCGGCAAGGCGGGATCGAACGGACTGACACCCGACCTTGCGGCCTTCTATCCGACAGAGCTTCTGGTCACCGGCTTCGACATCCTCTTCTTCTGGGTAGCGAGAATGGTGATGCTTGGCAGCCACTTCATGCTCGATGTACCGATGCCTGATGGCTCGAAGCGCACGCTGAAGGATGCCGTCCCGTTTCGCGAGGTCTACATTCATGCACTGGTGCGCGATGCCGAGCGGCAGAAGATGTCGAAGACCAAGGGCAACGTGATTGATCCCATCGAAGTAGTGACGAAGTATGGCACGGATGCTGTCCGATTCACGCTGGCCAGCATGGCCTCTCCCGGCACCGATATCGCCTTCAACGAGTCGCGTACCGAAGGCTATCGGGCCTTCGCCAACAAGATATGGAATGCGGCGCGCTTCCTCTTTATGCAAATCGACCGCGCGAAGGAAGCTGGCTATAAGGCAGCAATGCCCTCCAGCGGCCTTGTGCCGGAGCTTCCCGCAGAGACTCCGCTGGAAACGCGATGGATCTTCGGCCGGTTGCACGCAGTCACGCGCGAAGTGGATAAGGCGCTTACCGATTATCGCTTCGACGAAGCAGCAGCGGCTGTCTATCAGTTTTTCTGGGGTGAGTTCTGCGACTGGTATCTGGAACTAGTTAAGCTGCGACTGGAGTTCGGCGAAGGTGTCGAGCACAATCCAATTACAGCCTTGACGCTGGCTTCTCTTGTTGCTGCATTTGAGGCTGCGCTGCGCCTGCTGAGCCCCTTTATGCCGTTCCTCACAGAAGAGCTCTGGCATGCTCTCTACGAAGGTAACGCGCCTGCGAAATCAATTGCGCTAACGCGTTATCCGCAGCCAGAAGATTTCGCAGCGGATGAGGCTTCGGTTGCAGCCATGACAACGCTGCAGGAATTGATTGTGACTGTTCGCGCACTCCGCAAGGAGTTGGGCGTACCGGAGAAGGAAGCGGCGCCCATCCAACTGCATGCAGAGAGCCGTGTTGTCGCTCTTGTCGACGCCAATCGTGACATGCTGTTACGGATGGCGCGCGTGTCGGAGGTTGAGTTCTCTGTCGCAGCCCTTTCAGGCGGTAACGCGCGATCCACAACGAGCTTTGACGTAGCGATTATCTACGAACGGCAGATCGACGTAGCAGCCGAGCGCGATCGCCTGACGAAAGAACTCGCCAAGCTCGACAAGGGCCTGTCTGCAGCCAAGAAGCAGCTCGGAAACGAGACCTTCATGGCAAAGGCTCCCGCACATATCGTCGAAGGGCTAAGGAAGCAGGCAGCCGAGACAATCATGCTTCGCGACAAGGCACTTGCAGCGCTGGAGGCATTACCTTCGGCCTGA